Within the Telopea speciosissima isolate NSW1024214 ecotype Mountain lineage chromosome 4, Tspe_v1, whole genome shotgun sequence genome, the region cgtacggcagtcAAACGGACTATACggtaataatatttttcaaaaaatccgaTGCAATAATACACTACGACAATAATATGGTACGTATTTAATACGACTGTTCTGTAAAAATCCGGGAGTAAAAATACAGGCAGATATTCACTATGAAACAGACATGTACACCTAATAAACATAATAATATATAGCATTTATTGATGTGCttaaatatatagtttgattggttaacAAGCCTAGAGATTCATTACATTCTTTATTGTAGGGCTTAGAATGATCAATCAAAAGGGATGGTTGAAATGAATATTGCTTATATCCCTGTTAAAGCAATAgagatgtgagagagagagagggagctaTTGGTTGGCAACCGATGTCAAATGGAAGGAGAGCTAAGGTCCCGTgtgaaaggaagaaagaaatggCTAAATGGGTATGAGGTAACGTGAGATAGATggttataaaaaaataatcattttcttcttctgaagcttagagaatagaagagaagagaagagcatAAATTAAAAAACTAAATCAAAAGACAAAGGTTCTAAAACACTACGAGCTAATCAGGAAAATACCTTAAGGAATTGCCGCTGCAATCGCCGACTTGACGAACGCAAGAAGCACCGCTACTATAGCCGGTAGaacgcaagaagaagaagaagagacagagagaaatgGAGAAGGGGAACTAGCCGCTGGAGAAGAGACGAGCGTTTGGTACGTGGTAGATTTTAggcttttttttaatctaacggTTAATATGAGAATTGGTTAACGGTTAAgatagtttatatatatatatatatatagggttcAAGTCCCGGCAACGGAACTATTCTTTATtcaccaaaatatatatatatatattatacacgtattataTGCATTTTATTCGAGTATTATACGTCGACACTTAAAATGCATGTATTTTGTCGACTCTAAGTATTATATGTAATACGAAGTTTTTTTCATTCATACGTTCAGATACacatataatacgcgtatttACTAACTAGGGGTATAGTACATAAAATGTTGGAATAGTGTTTCCACTAGGATAGTGGAAGATATATGAGCATGTGAGAGCCAATAAGAGCCCTTCTATCAGTTCAATCAATAGAGGGTAGAGaagtcatttcataggagaaaagagaggatttttttttttttttgatagttggatctgaaggagaaaagagagagggtttGTCCAAGGTTAAACCGGACTCGGATTTGATGCAACACTTTGCCCGGGCTGCACGTGCCGCACCAGACTCAAGGTGGCGCGCattgaccgtcttacccctgcccaagtgcCTTGCTCGAGCAggagtaaggcggtcaatgcacGCCATCTTGAGTCTGGTGCTGCATGTGCAGCTCGGGCAAAGTGCTGCACAGGATCTTTTTCGGGCTAAACCCCCTTGACAAGAATTAAATGTTGCTTTGCAAAAGAAAGATAATGAAAATGAAATTGcttatatttatttttcaaaataaaaagaaacaatgATGATTTAAAGTTTTGAACCCTCTTTAAAGATTCTATTAACCTGTTAAATTTGATGGTCTATCTTATCGTATAATCTAAAATGACAACATGTATATAATCCCGTCTTGAAATCCGTTAAGGTATAAAGGCTTGCTTTAACCACAAAACATGcgttctttttaattttttcaatgGTTCTTGATGAATTCATATCAAGTTTACTTGCTTGAACTTTTAAGCATATTTTTAATCCATTGCGATGATAGAATTTCGGCAGCTCATAATTTGGCTTCTATATCTAGGACTAAGAAACTTAATCTTTCCATTTTAGAAAATGAAATTACTTGGCTTGTTTAATTTATAAACTGTCATCTTCCacgcacccaaaaaaaaaaaaaaagattccataGCACAGCCATAATTCCATTGACCCCCAAACCACGACCTTTAAAAACGCAattagtaggggtgtcaaacgttAACCTGCACAGGTAGGCCTGACTTGAACCGATTGCTACGTTAATGCCCAACAACAGGCTAATCGGTTAGCAAACAGCCTTGTGCCAAGCTAGACTGATTATGGACAAGTTGTTCTTGGTGTTCAATTGTGACGGACGCATGACCAAGACCAATCGATACCCTTAACCAACCATTTCTAGTTCAATTAGTCTGTTTATAACTCCTTCATGTCCCATTTATACGTGTTATAATTCGAGTAACATGAGCTTGATTATGAATCGATAACTGACCAATCAAATAGAAATATGAGCTGATGTTCTCTCTAtcgcagcgcagcctgcacccagatacatgggcctgccatttaggggggtaaggtgatcattttgtccaccccatgtgtctggacgtagCCTGcaccccggcacagagaacatttggcctagaAATATATCCATACCTGGCCTATGAGGCCCAATTAACTAAATGATCGATAATGATGCAAGgccttagaaaaaaaaaattaccttgaAATTCTGATCATGATTAGATGCTGATGTAAAAAAATATGTTCAACAAAAACCTAATCAAAATTACCATGTGGTAATTATTGAGGATATGACACTAAGCATTTCTAAACCAGCTTTGAAGTTTAAAGATTTACTTCTCAAGCCCACATATGAGAGAAGGTAGATAACTAATAACAAATTATTTTGGAATAGAGCCAGGATCCACAACCAAGTCTGTTGAACCCCTACTTTAAAGTGCAAAAATCATTGCTTTACAATTTTAATATTAGAAATATGTAACTGGTGGAATACAGTACGCAAAAGGTTTCGTATACGACCGCATATAATGTACGATCATGCTTTCAACCATTGGCTAGACATGATCGTATAATAATGCACGACCTCTCATCCCCATCTCCAACGATTACAGATACGATCGTACACCATACACAGGTATACAAAAACTCTCCCTAATACGTTATGACTAATAAGATATATCATCTTTAACAGATTCTCAATGTATTatataagggagaatgttctctgtgccgggggtgTAGGCTATgtccagacacatgagggtggacacaatgaccaccctgcccggagtggcaggcccatgtgtttgggcgtagcCTACGCTGTAGTatagagaacatgagcccattATATAAATACCCTTTTAAATATCAATACCATTTAAATACTGGTTTTTATTAGGGTTCTATAGCCTTGGCTAGTTTAGTGGGGATCTGGACTCATGGGACTACCATGCAATGTGATGTATGACATCTAAATTGGAGTTTTCAATACTCAATTTAGGGGAAaatatttctttccattttaGGAAGGCTTTCTATGACCTAGTCCCCCCACCCTCACCCTATTTCTCTTTTTAGGGTCTCTTTCTGTCTAGAGCAACCATTAGGTTATTGTTCAGCTTTCCTAGCATTACCCACTACACCAAAGATCAATCAGCCACTTTCCATTTTAGGAAAGTTTGGTTTTTGTCCAATCCTTTTTTAACATATGAGGAAAGTTGACAGAAGACATATGTCGAAGATTAAAAAGATTCTctgttctcctctttctctctcaacaCATTTCATCAATCCTTTGATATGTACATGTCATGGCTTTGTCCCTTCGTCTTGTTCCTTcctaatctctctctcatcctctcTAGGCCGTAATCATCCTTGCAACTTTGAAtattctcccaccccaccccctctctctccttccacgTGTCATGCTTTTAATGGATACATTTTATCTTTAAATTACCAACATACCCAATCTGAGCTGGATCAACCTGATTGGGTACACACGACAGACAAACCAAAAGAACTTTTATAGAAGATTTGATGAAGATTTTAAGTTTGAACTTAAACTTGAGATTGCAGTTAAGATACCAAACACAAAGTTTGAATCAGATAAAAAGTGGTTGCTTAAGTGGGTGCAAAGAGCTCCCCCTTAGGTTATCAGGTCGCCCTTTACTTCAAGGGACAAAAGTAAAAAGACAAAACTAGCGTGTCACTTTGAAATTCCTACGTCAttcttctcactctctctcaacGGCAACTCAAATTTCATTGAAattctttggtttgatttctatttcaatttttgaggtcgtttggtatgatttttagcACATAATTTCTTACAAATTgaatggattaaaaaaaatttctttaaataGCTGAGGAGCTATTTCAATTTCCAAGAATGAAATTGGTGCAACCTATTTCAGGTTAAAGAATTTAATGAGCATGTGTTCactaaggatgtaaacggattgaattCGGTCGGATAATGGCATTAACATATttgtatccaaatatatttggacggattcggataatatcctaatatttttggacggattcagataatatTCTCTCCGTTGATATTTTTACCGTTTTATTGataagggttagggttgagacgtGAGAATTCAGcgactaccctttcttctactcttcttagtctttgattttcttacattttcaacttttgattattttatcttgtattatatatatgtgattccatatatcacaatgcataaaacaatatatataaaccaatagaaaatctagaaaaagaatcacattatctgaacttataaaattataaaaatgaaaaaaaaaaaaaaaaatccttaatcGGATagacatacataaatatatatttcagatattttattactgtcgaattgctaaacgaatcggataataatcggtctaataggggattatcatattcgcatccgattagttttcggatggattcaaaTTCTCCTATCCATTGACATCCTTAGTGTTCATAACGACTCAAAGTATGAGCAATAGTGTAAATTCTCTTTAAAAACTCAAAGATCCCACTTCTCgcccaactctctctctctttggtttTGGCTTGGAGAAGACAAACAATGCAATTGACAAAGATTTCTTCTCACCTGCACCCTCGCACCCGCGTGTGGTCCTCTCCTACACCCTTCCTTGCTATGAGCCATTGCCCTTGCTATTGGGGTTCCACGAGGAAGGCGGAAGTAATAATCCAACATCAGGTGTGAATAGTCTTATGCAGAGACTTATAGGTACCTAGACACCTTCTCCTTAATGGCTAGCTTTTAAAGGTGAATTCTATTCAAATCCCTTGACAACCCTAGGATAGTGCCGCCGCCCTGCAGGTGAAGAAACAATGCATGATTGTGAATTAAACAAAGAGAGCCTTTAGTCTTAATGTGGTATCTCTAATGTGGTTGTGAAAGAGAGATTTGTTAATTTAACCAATCATAGTGAAAGAGACAAAACAAGGACTGAAAAGTTATTCAATAAGAGAAGGAAATGTGGagtgaagattttttttttgtcttgtgAAGTACATTGAAGGACCCAAATATGAAATTCACTGTCTTAGCTTGTTTTAGAATATATTATGAATAGAGTGATTAATGCTTTGATGTGTCCTCATTGTCTCATCCATTAATGGGGGACAAAAGGTACATAATCTCAAAACTAATCTGATATTGAAGGATATGTGTCTCACTAGTGAGTAGTGAGTACCCCACATACAAAACTTCCGGCCCTTAAGCacatttttaaggaaaaaaggttCATTACTTACCCTTTAATCTCAAACATACGTGCCCAAGGCAGAATGGACCATATGGCATTAGAACCTCTCTTAATTATCACTAATCAATAGCATTAATATTGATATGATACAATTagataaaggaaaaataaaatttcttgaTTCGAAGTGAATTGAAccaaattttatattaaaaattaatGAACCTATGCTCCTTTGAACAACCATTTTAGGATGGAATCTTGTTAATGGCCGGGGCACCTAGTTTTTAGGATGGAATTTCGTTAATAGGTACATAATTGTGCGATCGATTGATTAGATGAGATTGAAATTTTGTGAACAAGTAGATCCCAAAAATTCCTTTgtcacatgttaagtttcagcTTAAGTGACAAAAGTTCCTTTGTACCGCTTTGTATCATATTTGGAATGAGAGAAATCTAAGAAGTTAGGAGGGATGTCTAGAACTAAGGAGAAGATTTGGGATTGTATTATGGAAATTGGGGCCAGGCTCGGGAGTGATTCCAACCGTTCAAGATTCTTGTAAGAAACCGTCTCATTGTATCTAGTTGGAGCATTCATGTCTCCTTTCTTCCTGTAACCTCCCCTTGGGGGGCCTCTCCAATTGAGTGAGGcctctgttcttttcttttcttctcctttaccCTTTCTGGGTGTTCTTGTATTTTTGCACTCTATTGAATATATTAATCATtcacccaaaatatatatatatatatatatatatatatatatataccctcGAAAATATCTAGGACTAACAATATATAGGTACATGGGGCTCGAGGGTTTACTacatgaacatatgtggaaggGTATGACATTACATGAGAGGCTATATGGTTAAATTTGAGTCCACTTATTCAAATCATTCCCTagatatccaatggttgaaTTTGTCGCGCATCATTCTTCCACATGaccaaactaattttttttttttttttgttaaaagagAATTTATTCAGCTAAAGATGGTTTGAATGGGCCAAGGCATCCAAGCTACAAAGTTTTATGGCCAAACTAAATAGACTTGTTAAAGAGATTAGGGAAAGGTGCAATTCTTTGATTACAAAGAATTTGTAAGAAAGAAGACAAATGGGTCCTACCTGTTTTGGGATTCTCCAAAACTTGTCACTTAACAAATTATTCCTTAACAGGTACTAGGTATTTTGTTTTCAAACCAGATATCCTACGTatccacaagaagaagagaaagcctTAAGTGTGTAACAGCCCAGTTAGAATATAAAGGACCCACTTGCCTTAACTTTTACAATGGAAAAGAGAATAATATAATATGACCACAGTAGAGGAGATCAAACAGAAACAGTCCTAGGATACAATTGggaagaaaactaaaaagagGGTGAGACTCTATCCTACATTAATGTGTATAAATATAGCCTTCCTCTCTTGAATAGAaccatctctctccctctaagTTCTTCAATTCTCTCCTTTTCAAACCCTTTGAGGATGTTGAGCTACACTAGCATTACCAATATAGCTAGCCTTCCTCTCTTGAATAGAaccatctctctccctctaccCATTTGAAGCTCTTCATTCTTCACACTTCATTCCTTAATTTTTCTAAGtgcttcttctttcccttttcaaACCCTTTAATTTTGAGGGTGTTGAGCTACACTAGCATTACCAATATAGCTAGCCTTCCTCTCTTGAATAGAaccatctctctccctctaccCATTTGAAGCTCTTCATTCTTCACACTTCATTCCTTAATTTTTCTAAGtgcttcttctttcccttttcaaACCCTTTTGAGGGTGTTGAGCTACACTAGCATTAATAACTTACTCATAATggcaagggaaagagaaagagaaagagaaagagatcctTTAGTAGTTGGTCGTGTAATAGGTGATGTGCTTGACCCTTTTAATAGAAGAATATCTTTAAGGGTCACCTATGGTTCTAAGGAAGTTAGTAATGGTTGTGAATTTAAGCCTTCAGCTGTTGTTATCCAACCTAGGGTTGAGATTGGAGGAGATGATTTAAGGACCTTTTATACCCTGGTAAGTCTTAATTAATTGTGCCTTAAACCTAGctattttcctctcttttccttattattttaaaatatttttacttCAAAGCTAGGGTCTGCATGCATGACAGTCACTAAATGCTACTTAATTACCAACTAATTTGGTCTCTCTGCCATCTCTTTCAGGTTTaattaagtgatttgtttatcTTGCAGATCATGGTTGACCCTGATGCACCCAGCCCAAGTCGCCCAACCCTAAGGGAATATTTGCATTggttctcctctctctctctctctctctctctctctctctctctctctcaaacacaatcacttaatttggattTAAAGCTATTGATTGGGTCACTAATTAAAGAAGTTGGTTTTCTGATAATTGATCTCTTAATTAACTAGCTCCTTATGATGGTTTATGATGGTTTTTTCAGGTTGGTAGTAGATATTCCTGCAACTACTGGGGCTTCTTTTGGTAAGTAATACAGCAAGTTCTTTTTTAAGGATTAATGAATCATAGATTGATTAATGTGGTGCCCTAAACTGTAGGATCCTATCATTGCAACTCTCACTAGATTTGCAAAAGTAATGCATATctatcatctaacaaaaaaataagactaTGTGAATATTTGGTATATATTTCTCATCCACTTAAGTAAGAGATTATTGGCTAATAGTCACGGATTAGATGGCGTGATTCGCTTAACGTGGTCGGTTAAGTTTAATCCTTCCCTTAATTAAACAAACAACCCATTTGATCGATCCCTATTCATGTTATAATGTTAATTAGTTGCAGGACCACACATACACTACACCCTCTTCCTCCAAGTAGCTTCTAACATGTCCCACCAACCCCATTTTCTTAGGACCACCACTCTCAAAGTCTCCATATGTCTTGAGGACGACTAAGTTACAAAGACAACAATGGGCCATGATGCACTTTGGAAAAGGCAGCTCAAGAGCTCTCCCTCAAACAAAGCTCATCTATAGAATATTGGAAGGATGAGAGAACTAGGGTTTGGTTAGGTGAGCCACTTGATCTAGAGTTGGTTGCTGGTCCATGACCTAGAATACTTG harbors:
- the LOC122657988 gene encoding protein HEADING DATE 3A-like yields the protein MARERERERERDPLVVGRVIGDVLDPFNRRISLRVTYGSKEVSNGCEFKPSAVVIQPRVEIGGDDLRTFYTLIMVDPDAPSPSRPTLREYLHWLVVDIPATTGASFGQEIMCYEKPQPTAGIHRYVLMLFQQLGRQTVYAPAWRQNFNTRDYAEVYNLGLPVAALYFNCQRENGSGGRRPEINVLRF